A stretch of the Pseudomonas helvetica genome encodes the following:
- a CDS encoding DUF5924 family protein, with product MPILTHYVTRILELMKRYPGVIALGGFISGVCSFILVDRQQSLATWIATIMLVSWLWLMLENSLTELFTKVFKREIPQPLLRYATQMIHQESLFFVLPFFFITTTWNSGQLVFTGLLGAAALVSITDPLYYKWLAPRRWLFLAMHTLTLFAALLTALPIILNLTTAQSFKLALGTAMLLSFPSLASIFPIRTIRGALSVLSITLAIGCAGWLLRSWVPPATLWMTQVAISTQLQDRTPGDSHNEVSVAQLRPDGLYAYTAINAPRGLDERIYHVWQFNGQEVDRIALDIHGGRKEGYRAWSHKQNFPGNPAGDWQVRVLTEDGQVIGVLRFEVTDASQNGTTPSEAK from the coding sequence ATGCCTATCCTGACCCATTACGTAACGCGCATCCTCGAACTGATGAAGCGCTACCCCGGGGTCATTGCGCTCGGTGGCTTCATCTCAGGGGTCTGCAGTTTCATTCTGGTCGACCGCCAACAAAGCCTGGCAACCTGGATTGCAACCATCATGCTGGTCAGCTGGCTCTGGCTGATGCTGGAAAACAGCCTGACGGAGCTGTTCACCAAAGTCTTCAAGCGTGAGATCCCGCAGCCGTTGTTGCGCTATGCGACGCAGATGATTCATCAGGAAAGTCTGTTCTTCGTCTTGCCGTTCTTTTTCATCACTACCACCTGGAACAGTGGGCAACTGGTGTTCACCGGGCTACTCGGAGCGGCGGCGCTGGTTTCGATCACCGACCCGCTGTATTACAAATGGCTGGCGCCGCGCCGCTGGCTGTTCCTGGCGATGCACACCCTGACGCTGTTTGCCGCGCTGCTGACGGCATTGCCGATCATCCTGAACCTGACCACCGCCCAGAGTTTCAAACTGGCTCTTGGCACCGCGATGCTGCTGTCCTTTCCAAGCCTGGCGTCGATCTTTCCGATTCGCACGATCCGCGGCGCCCTGAGCGTGCTCAGCATCACCCTGGCCATCGGCTGCGCCGGCTGGTTGCTGCGTTCCTGGGTGCCGCCGGCCACGTTGTGGATGACGCAAGTGGCAATCAGCACACAACTACAAGACCGTACACCCGGCGACAGCCACAATGAAGTCAGCGTCGCCCAACTGCGCCCTGATGGTCTGTACGCCTACACCGCGATCAATGCACCGCGCGGGCTCGACGAGCGGATTTATCACGTCTGGCAGTTCAACGGCCAAGAGGTCGACCGCATCGCACTGGATATCCACGGCGGGCGCAAGGAAGGATACCGGGCCTGGAGCCATAAACAGAACTTCCCCGGCAACCCGGCAGGCGACTGGCAAGTAAGGGTACTGACTGAAGACGGTCAGGTGATCGGCGTACTGCGCTTTGAGGTGACCGACGCCAGCCAAAACGGCACGACGCCGAGCGAGGCAAAATAG
- a CDS encoding DUF1127 domain-containing protein codes for MARLIVAIGQSMEKARTRRLLAQLNEQQLSDIGISHSDRQVELDKPFWR; via the coding sequence ATGGCCCGGCTGATCGTCGCTATCGGTCAAAGCATGGAAAAAGCGCGCACCCGCCGCCTGCTCGCGCAACTTAATGAACAGCAGCTGTCTGACATAGGTATCAGCCATTCAGATCGACAGGTCGAACTGGACAAACCTTTTTGGCGCTAA
- a CDS encoding CitMHS family transporter: MLTFLGFAMVITFMYLIMTKRLSALIALIIVPILFALFGGFAPKIGPMMLEGITKLAPTGVMLMFAILYFALMIDSGLFDPAVRKILKLVKGDPLKVSVGTAVLALVVSMDGDGATTYMICVAAMLPLYSRIGMSPRIMAGLIILAGGVMNMTPWGGPTARAASALHVDPSDIFVPMIPAMLAGVVAILAIAYLYGKRERARLGELHLIGDEIDHSEISVSQFPDARRPKLIWFNGALTLALMCALIAGLLPLPVLFMVAFSIAMIVNYPCLQQQKDRVAAHAGSVLAVVGLIFAAGIFTGILSGTGMVDAMSKSLLAVIPDFLGPYLAVITALASMPFTFFMSNDAFYYGVLPVLAEAASHYGITAVEMARASIVGQPVHLLSPLVPSTYLLVALAGIEFGDHQRFTLKWAVLVCMCILVAALLMGIFPLFSTL, translated from the coding sequence ATGCTGACTTTCCTTGGCTTCGCCATGGTCATCACGTTCATGTACCTGATCATGACCAAGCGCCTGTCGGCGCTGATCGCCCTGATCATCGTTCCGATCCTGTTCGCCCTGTTCGGTGGTTTTGCCCCGAAGATCGGCCCGATGATGCTCGAAGGCATCACCAAGCTGGCCCCGACCGGGGTGATGCTGATGTTCGCCATCCTCTATTTCGCCCTGATGATCGACTCCGGCCTGTTTGATCCGGCCGTGCGCAAGATCCTCAAACTGGTCAAGGGCGACCCGCTGAAGGTTTCCGTAGGCACCGCTGTGCTGGCCCTGGTGGTGTCCATGGACGGTGACGGCGCCACGACTTACATGATCTGCGTGGCCGCCATGCTGCCGCTGTACAGCCGCATCGGCATGAGCCCGCGGATCATGGCCGGCCTGATCATCCTCGCCGGTGGTGTAATGAACATGACCCCGTGGGGCGGCCCGACCGCACGTGCCGCCAGTGCATTGCATGTCGACCCGTCGGACATCTTCGTGCCGATGATCCCCGCCATGCTCGCTGGCGTGGTGGCGATCCTGGCGATTGCCTACCTGTACGGTAAACGTGAACGTGCGCGCCTGGGTGAATTGCACCTGATCGGCGACGAAATCGACCACAGCGAAATCAGCGTTTCGCAGTTCCCGGATGCTCGTCGTCCGAAGCTGATCTGGTTCAACGGCGCCCTGACCCTGGCCCTGATGTGTGCCCTGATCGCTGGCCTGCTGCCACTGCCGGTGTTGTTCATGGTCGCGTTCAGTATTGCGATGATCGTCAACTACCCTTGCCTGCAACAGCAAAAAGATCGCGTTGCGGCCCACGCCGGCAGCGTGCTGGCAGTGGTCGGGCTGATTTTCGCCGCCGGTATCTTCACCGGCATCCTGTCCGGCACCGGCATGGTCGATGCCATGTCGAAAAGCCTGCTGGCCGTGATCCCGGATTTCCTCGGTCCGTACCTGGCCGTGATCACCGCACTGGCGAGCATGCCGTTCACCTTCTTCATGTCCAACGATGCGTTTTACTACGGCGTACTGCCGGTTCTGGCCGAAGCCGCGAGCCACTACGGCATCACCGCGGTGGAGATGGCACGTGCCTCGATCGTCGGTCAACCCGTCCACTTGCTGAGTCCGCTGGTACCCTCCACCTACTTGCTGGTGGCATTGGCCGGGATCGAATTCGGTGACCACCAACGCTTTACCCTGAAGTGGGCAGTACTGGTTTGCATGTGCATACTCGTCGCTGCATTGCTGATGGGGATTTTCCCGCTGTTCAGCACCTTGTAA
- a CDS encoding ABC transporter permease: MSSTIAGSAQLDTSNTPARLRVTGDWTLVHYADLKRLSNTLKGQYDDRTPIDLNGLGALDTAGASLLVELLGAERLGKSAEHPDCSLSAADRALLQTVYCSLTDFCIPIKEPEISVGIQLLTRIGRAVDAVWQDTLQLLGFVGLILETITRSLFRPKRWRITPMVAHIEQTGLDAAPIVALLTFMVGAVVAFLGATVLASFGASIFTVDLVAFSFLREFGVLLTAILMAGRTASAFTAQIGSMKANEEIDAIRTLGLDPMELLVVPRVLALLVALPMLTFLAMLSGIVGGGVVCAISLGISPAMFLSLLQSDIGVQHFLVGMVKAPIFAFLIASIGCLEGFKVSGSAESVGAHTTSSVVQSIFVVIVLDAVAALFFMEMGW; encoded by the coding sequence ATGAGCAGCACAATTGCCGGCAGTGCCCAACTCGATACTTCGAACACCCCTGCGCGGTTGCGGGTCACGGGTGACTGGACGCTTGTCCATTACGCCGACCTCAAACGCCTGAGCAACACTCTCAAAGGTCAGTACGACGACCGAACCCCCATCGACCTCAACGGCCTCGGCGCGCTCGACACCGCCGGTGCCTCGCTGCTGGTCGAGCTGCTCGGTGCCGAACGCCTCGGCAAGTCCGCCGAGCACCCCGACTGCAGCCTGTCCGCAGCCGACCGCGCGCTGCTGCAAACCGTCTATTGCTCGCTGACTGACTTCTGCATCCCCATCAAAGAGCCCGAAATCAGTGTCGGCATTCAACTGCTGACCCGCATCGGGCGCGCGGTCGATGCGGTCTGGCAGGACACGCTGCAACTGTTGGGGTTTGTCGGGCTGATCCTGGAAACCATCACTCGCAGCCTGTTTCGCCCCAAGCGCTGGCGGATCACGCCAATGGTCGCGCACATCGAACAAACCGGCCTCGACGCCGCGCCCATCGTCGCCTTGCTGACCTTCATGGTGGGTGCAGTGGTGGCCTTCCTCGGTGCCACGGTACTCGCCAGTTTTGGTGCGAGCATTTTTACCGTGGACCTGGTGGCATTCTCGTTCCTGCGTGAGTTTGGTGTGCTGCTGACCGCGATCCTGATGGCCGGGCGCACTGCCAGTGCCTTCACCGCGCAAATCGGCTCGATGAAAGCCAACGAAGAAATCGACGCAATCCGCACCTTGGGCCTCGATCCGATGGAGCTGCTGGTGGTGCCGCGGGTGTTGGCGTTGCTGGTAGCGCTGCCGATGCTGACCTTTCTGGCAATGCTCTCGGGGATAGTCGGTGGCGGGGTGGTCTGTGCGATATCGCTGGGTATCTCGCCGGCGATGTTCCTGTCTTTGCTGCAATCGGACATCGGCGTTCAACATTTTCTGGTCGGCATGGTCAAAGCACCGATCTTCGCTTTTCTGATCGCCTCCATCGGTTGTCTGGAAGGCTTCAAGGTCAGTGGCAGCGCTGAATCCGTTGGCGCCCACACCACGTCCAGTGTGGTGCAGTCGATTTTCGTGGTGATCGTGCTCGATGCGGTCGCCGCGTTGTTCTTTATGGAGATGGGCTGGTGA
- a CDS encoding DUF1127 domain-containing protein: MERTLSSEMFFEDNAVKTQASMPLRVIANLMLWQRRISSRHQLARLDSRLLADAGISEAQRYEELSKPFWR; the protein is encoded by the coding sequence ATGGAACGTACACTCAGTTCCGAAATGTTCTTCGAAGACAACGCTGTAAAAACCCAGGCTTCCATGCCTCTTCGCGTTATCGCCAACCTGATGCTGTGGCAGCGCCGCATCTCCAGCCGCCACCAACTGGCTCGCCTGGATTCGCGTCTGCTGGCTGACGCAGGGATTAGCGAAGCACAACGCTACGAAGAGCTGAGCAAGCCGTTCTGGCGCTAA
- a CDS encoding DUF2388 domain-containing protein, which translates to MHFLSKPFITSLFITACWTSPAHALDLTTQNLVVTTYVTSKVTSAPFDHKLLLAAHDDAAAFIASDGQLRGAQLESALVYLRQTQPKLHASDLELAQAILVQ; encoded by the coding sequence ATGCATTTTCTTTCAAAACCATTTATCACATCCCTGTTTATCACTGCCTGCTGGACCAGCCCGGCCCATGCCCTGGACCTGACTACGCAGAATCTCGTCGTCACCACTTATGTGACAAGCAAGGTGACCTCCGCGCCCTTCGACCATAAACTGCTACTCGCTGCCCACGATGATGCGGCGGCGTTCATTGCCAGTGACGGTCAACTGCGAGGAGCGCAACTGGAGTCCGCCCTGGTTTACCTGCGTCAGACCCAGCCAAAACTTCATGCCAGCGACCTTGAACTGGCACAGGCAATTCTCGTCCAATAG
- a CDS encoding DUF4105 domain-containing protein: MKTLAAWLMAGAVLLLCSAAQASLQLHLKTDGLSPAEQQASQALLDEAMQALPPRFIEQLDRRIDVGWTDAMPGNAYGEASLVSEVDLNRNLLTSLTDGSAATKKTNRPHGTVRREMLATVLHELTHIYDRARLWTSVERLQIQRCTRQSNSSGLVGLPDQCRGQTDRRFTLSDDPRLLDLAGWPQYVGRRGEREQHNRQIVRSPDLYETSSPKEFVAVNMEYFLLDPSYACRRPALYRYYQEHFGWAPPAKDSCAQSFAFLNAGNDFAKQPLGQVDPERVYSVDYLLAEANQNLVSRWGHSMLRLVICAPGRPRGPDCRLDLEYSLVLSYRAFVGDVQLSSWDGLVGKYPSRLFVLPLSQVIDEYTKTELRSLASVPLNLSRSEIGELVEHAAEMHWSYDGNYYFLSNNCAVESLKLLRSGSNNPQLVGMDSIMPNGLLEILKARGLADTSVLDNPREALRLGYRFDSFRDRYQAMFEVLKKHLPIKQDKVEDWMALTAAERRPWFQQADLRTSAALLLLEQASFRQQLLLAQNEVKQRYLDARELKNGGMDQANQTLKQILVNSGFLSRPAELLDRGGYGLPQPNEWKRLESESSTRQKKLQVLTGDLDKEVRALLEPARAAEIAANEANIKQLGEHLRALHKAAGGLELP, from the coding sequence GTGAAGACACTAGCCGCCTGGCTGATGGCTGGGGCCGTATTGCTGCTTTGCAGCGCGGCTCAGGCCAGCCTGCAACTACACCTCAAGACCGACGGTCTGAGCCCGGCAGAACAGCAGGCCAGCCAGGCACTGCTGGATGAAGCGATGCAGGCATTGCCGCCGCGCTTCATCGAGCAACTGGACCGCCGGATTGATGTTGGCTGGACCGACGCAATGCCCGGTAACGCCTATGGAGAGGCGTCTCTGGTGTCAGAGGTGGACCTCAATCGCAACCTGCTGACCAGCCTCACCGACGGCAGCGCCGCGACGAAAAAAACCAATCGCCCCCACGGCACCGTTCGCCGCGAAATGCTCGCCACGGTGCTGCATGAACTCACGCACATTTATGACCGTGCGCGCTTGTGGACAAGTGTCGAGCGTTTGCAGATCCAACGCTGTACGCGACAGAGCAACAGTTCAGGCCTGGTCGGCCTTCCCGATCAATGCCGCGGGCAGACTGACCGTCGTTTCACCTTGAGCGACGATCCGCGCCTGCTGGACCTCGCCGGCTGGCCGCAATACGTCGGCCGACGCGGTGAACGCGAACAGCACAACCGGCAAATAGTCCGCAGCCCGGACCTCTACGAGACCAGCAGCCCCAAGGAATTTGTCGCGGTCAACATGGAGTACTTCCTCCTCGACCCGAGCTACGCCTGCCGCCGCCCGGCGCTATACCGTTATTACCAGGAACACTTCGGCTGGGCGCCACCGGCCAAGGACAGCTGCGCCCAATCCTTCGCCTTCCTGAACGCGGGCAATGACTTCGCCAAACAACCGCTGGGCCAGGTCGATCCGGAAAGGGTCTACTCGGTCGACTACCTGCTGGCCGAAGCCAATCAGAATCTGGTCAGCCGCTGGGGCCACAGCATGTTGCGGCTGGTGATTTGTGCGCCCGGTCGCCCGCGCGGACCGGATTGCCGACTGGACCTGGAATACTCCCTGGTGCTGTCCTACCGAGCCTTTGTCGGCGACGTACAACTGTCGAGCTGGGATGGTCTGGTCGGCAAGTATCCGTCGCGACTCTTCGTGTTGCCGCTGTCGCAAGTCATCGACGAATACACCAAGACCGAACTGCGCAGCCTGGCCTCGGTGCCACTCAATCTGTCGCGCAGTGAAATTGGAGAGTTGGTCGAACACGCCGCCGAAATGCATTGGAGCTACGACGGCAACTATTACTTCTTGTCCAACAACTGCGCGGTCGAGAGCCTGAAGCTGTTGCGCAGTGGCAGTAACAATCCACAACTGGTCGGCATGGACAGCATCATGCCCAACGGCTTGCTGGAAATACTCAAGGCCCGCGGACTGGCGGATACCAGCGTGCTCGACAATCCGCGCGAGGCCTTGCGCCTGGGCTATCGCTTCGACTCGTTCCGCGATCGCTATCAAGCGATGTTCGAGGTGCTGAAAAAGCACCTGCCGATCAAACAGGACAAGGTTGAAGACTGGATGGCGCTGACGGCCGCAGAACGTCGCCCGTGGTTTCAGCAGGCCGATCTGCGCACCAGCGCTGCGCTGCTGTTGCTGGAGCAGGCGAGTTTCCGCCAGCAATTGTTGCTTGCCCAGAATGAGGTGAAACAACGCTACCTGGATGCCCGCGAGTTGAAAAACGGCGGCATGGACCAGGCCAATCAGACCTTGAAGCAGATTCTCGTCAACAGTGGTTTCCTCAGCCGTCCGGCAGAACTGCTCGACAGGGGCGGCTACGGCCTTCCACAACCCAATGAATGGAAACGCCTGGAGTCGGAGAGCAGTACGCGACAGAAGAAATTACAGGTGTTGACCGGTGATCTGGACAAAGAGGTCAGGGCGCTGCTTGAGCCAGCCCGAGCCGCCGAGATCGCCGCGAATGAGGCCAACATCAAACAGCTGGGCGAGCACCTGCGAGCGTTGCATAAGGCGGCCGGTGGGCTGGAGTTGCCTTAA
- a CDS encoding Na/Pi cotransporter family protein: MLTLLNLLSAVALLIWGTHIVRTGILRVYGSNLRHVIGQNMSKRWLAFIAGILVTAMVQSSNATAMLVTSFVGQGLMALTPALATMLGADVGTALMARVLTLDLSWLSPLLIFLGVIFFLSRKQTRAGQLGRVGIGLGLIILALQLIVEAADPITHAHGVKVLFASLTGDILLDALVGALFAMISYSSLAAVLLTATLAGAGVISLPVAIGLVIGANIGSGVLAFLSTSMQNTAGRQVALGSLLYKMIGLLLIIPVLGPLVHWMDSLNFRPQGLVIGFHLLYNTVRCLVLLPSVGPMARLCAWLLPERPEINGQAKPRHLDPTALTTPSLALANAARETLRIGDLIDNMLEAMLDVLRGKQTAVTQEVRRLSDDVEVLCSAIKLYLAQMPREDLSDQDSRRWAEIIELAINLKLASDLIERMLRKVQQQKTSQRRSFSDVGLEELAGLHHQLIANLRLGLSVFLSADKESARQLLREKRRFRAQERRLAHAHVSRLHRKVVQSLETSSLHLELIADMRRLNSLFCGSAYVVLETTETGTLAADDTADITHSP; the protein is encoded by the coding sequence ATGCTGACCCTGCTCAATCTACTGTCCGCCGTCGCCCTGCTTATTTGGGGCACGCACATCGTCCGAACCGGCATCCTGCGGGTCTACGGCTCGAACCTGCGCCATGTCATTGGCCAGAACATGTCCAAGCGCTGGCTGGCCTTTATCGCCGGGATTCTCGTCACCGCGATGGTCCAGAGCAGCAACGCCACAGCGATGCTGGTGACCTCGTTTGTCGGCCAGGGCCTGATGGCGCTGACCCCCGCCCTGGCGACCATGCTCGGTGCCGACGTCGGTACCGCACTGATGGCGCGGGTCCTGACGCTGGATTTGTCATGGCTGTCGCCGCTGCTGATTTTCCTCGGGGTGATTTTCTTTCTCTCACGCAAGCAGACGCGTGCGGGCCAGCTCGGCCGGGTCGGCATCGGCCTGGGGCTGATTATTCTCGCGCTGCAATTGATCGTCGAAGCGGCCGATCCAATCACCCACGCTCACGGCGTCAAAGTACTGTTTGCCTCGCTGACGGGCGATATCCTGCTCGATGCCCTCGTCGGGGCGCTGTTCGCGATGATTTCCTACTCCAGCCTGGCCGCCGTCCTGCTCACCGCAACCCTTGCCGGTGCCGGAGTGATCAGCCTGCCAGTGGCCATCGGCCTGGTGATCGGCGCCAACATCGGCAGCGGTGTCCTGGCATTTCTCAGCACCAGCATGCAGAACACTGCCGGACGTCAGGTGGCGTTGGGCAGCCTGCTCTACAAGATGATCGGCCTGCTGCTGATCATTCCGGTGCTCGGCCCGCTGGTGCACTGGATGGACAGCCTCAATTTCCGCCCGCAAGGCCTGGTGATCGGCTTTCATCTGCTCTACAACACGGTACGTTGCCTGGTGCTGTTGCCCAGCGTCGGTCCGATGGCCAGGCTCTGTGCCTGGCTGTTGCCAGAGCGCCCGGAAATCAACGGACAGGCCAAGCCTCGCCACCTGGACCCGACAGCTCTCACCACGCCAAGCCTGGCCTTGGCCAACGCCGCCCGGGAAACCCTGCGCATCGGCGACCTGATCGACAACATGCTTGAAGCCATGCTCGATGTACTGCGTGGCAAGCAAACCGCCGTCACTCAGGAAGTGCGCCGCCTGAGCGATGACGTCGAAGTCCTCTGCAGCGCGATCAAACTCTATCTGGCGCAGATGCCCCGCGAAGACCTCAGCGATCAGGACAGTCGGCGCTGGGCAGAAATCATCGAGCTGGCGATCAATCTGAAACTCGCCTCTGACCTGATCGAACGCATGTTGCGCAAGGTCCAGCAGCAGAAGACCTCGCAACGCCGCTCCTTTTCCGACGTCGGCCTGGAGGAGCTGGCGGGGTTGCACCATCAGTTGATTGCCAATCTGCGCCTGGGGCTGTCGGTGTTTCTGAGTGCCGACAAGGAAAGCGCCCGGCAACTGCTGCGTGAGAAACGTCGCTTCCGCGCGCAGGAAAGACGCTTGGCTCACGCCCATGTCAGCCGCTTGCACCGTAAGGTCGTGCAAAGCCTCGAAACCAGCTCGCTGCACCTGGAGCTGATCGCCGACATGAGACGCTTGAACTCGCTGTTCTGTGGCAGCGCCTATGTGGTCCTCGAAACCACCGAAACCGGTACATTGGCTGCCGACGATACGGCTGACATCACCCATTCACCCTGA
- a CDS encoding insulinase family protein: protein MRCLLFACLLLSSTCSFALDRFQVEGYSLPNGLQLVLKPGSERGHVAIRLVVGVGLDDFACADKELPHLLEHLLFSGIDASGEGGLEERMQALGGEWNAYTSNADTTFVIEAPAKNQRKVLDLLLALLTQTRLDDNAISAAKQVVEREDGGHYSHLQRWLDRRDLGHTASNQLAVELGLKCSERAQVEHLTREQLEKVRKEWYAPNNMTLIIVGELDRLLPAYLERTYGELKAIDPTEHLPLPEIQHPALDERNLIQGWVGGGAKLHWLFPEPALEDQYDETYDLLKDYLDWALYRQLRLAHGLSYGPWAEREVFGSVGFLSLNADLERDDLPQAQQVLEDLKADLLKNGLDPAGFERLKQVAIARQAWAVQGNSGLADYYWSAIGDYEDGHFDDPAKRLQTVTLDQANQTLRKLLEQQGYIRIEQPLLSYDEVLWLLGGVLGLMALGVPSWRLYRKK from the coding sequence ATGCGCTGTCTGTTGTTTGCGTGCCTGCTATTGAGTTCCACCTGCTCATTTGCCCTGGATCGCTTTCAGGTCGAAGGTTATTCGCTGCCCAACGGCTTGCAGTTAGTGCTCAAGCCCGGCAGCGAACGCGGGCATGTGGCAATTCGCCTGGTGGTAGGCGTTGGCCTGGACGACTTCGCCTGCGCCGACAAAGAGCTGCCGCACCTGCTTGAACATTTGCTGTTCAGTGGCATCGACGCGAGCGGCGAAGGCGGGCTTGAGGAGCGCATGCAGGCACTGGGTGGCGAATGGAACGCCTACACCAGTAACGCCGACACCACGTTCGTCATCGAAGCACCGGCAAAAAATCAACGCAAAGTCCTCGACCTGTTGCTGGCACTACTGACCCAGACCCGACTCGACGACAACGCAATCAGCGCGGCCAAACAGGTGGTCGAGCGCGAAGATGGCGGCCATTACTCCCACTTGCAGCGCTGGCTCGACCGCCGGGACCTGGGCCACACGGCGAGCAATCAGCTGGCGGTGGAGCTGGGCCTGAAGTGCTCGGAACGTGCCCAGGTAGAGCACCTGACCCGCGAACAATTGGAGAAGGTCCGCAAAGAGTGGTACGCACCGAACAACATGACACTGATTATTGTCGGTGAGCTCGATCGCCTGCTGCCGGCCTACCTGGAGCGCACCTACGGCGAGCTCAAAGCCATTGATCCCACCGAGCACTTGCCGCTGCCGGAGATCCAGCACCCGGCGCTCGACGAACGCAATCTGATCCAGGGCTGGGTGGGGGGTGGCGCCAAACTGCACTGGTTGTTCCCGGAACCGGCGCTTGAGGACCAATATGACGAAACGTACGACCTGCTCAAGGACTACCTCGACTGGGCGCTTTATCGTCAATTGCGTCTGGCTCATGGATTGTCCTACGGCCCCTGGGCCGAACGCGAAGTGTTCGGCAGTGTCGGCTTCCTTAGCCTGAACGCCGATCTGGAGCGCGATGATCTGCCACAAGCGCAGCAGGTACTCGAGGATCTGAAAGCCGATCTGCTCAAGAATGGCCTCGACCCCGCAGGCTTTGAACGCCTGAAACAGGTCGCCATCGCCCGACAGGCCTGGGCCGTGCAAGGCAACAGCGGGCTGGCCGACTACTACTGGAGTGCCATTGGCGACTATGAGGACGGACATTTCGACGACCCGGCCAAACGCCTGCAAACAGTCACTCTGGACCAGGCCAACCAGACCCTGCGCAAATTGCTCGAACAGCAGGGTTACATTCGCATCGAGCAGCCGCTGCTCAGTTATGACGAGGTGCTGTGGTTGCTCGGCGGGGTATTGGGGTTGATGGCGCTGGGCGTTCCAAGTTGGCGCTTGTATCGCAAAAAATGA
- a CDS encoding DUF2388 domain-containing protein — MRSPLIAATLGLLLLADVAQAHTLEATSNMIIRASQRTLDFTSDTTTSIRDLKVVREAHDDAASFVASNGDIRGAHLEAAFDTLRTRVPEARDASDQVLAEAILAL, encoded by the coding sequence ATGCGTAGCCCGCTGATTGCCGCCACCCTTGGCCTGTTACTGTTGGCCGACGTGGCCCAGGCACACACCCTCGAAGCCACCAGTAACATGATCATCCGTGCCTCGCAGCGCACACTCGATTTCACCTCCGACACCACCACCTCGATTCGTGACCTGAAAGTCGTCCGTGAAGCCCACGACGACGCGGCCAGTTTCGTCGCCAGCAATGGCGATATCCGTGGTGCACACCTGGAAGCTGCCTTCGACACCTTGCGCACCCGCGTGCCGGAAGCCCGCGACGCCAGTGATCAAGTCCTCGCCGAAGCCATCCTCGCACTGTGA
- a CDS encoding TerC family protein, whose protein sequence is MEWLTNPEIWVAFFTLTALEIVLGIDNIIMISILVSRMPKHMQARTRIFGLALAMVTRILLLLSITWVMRLTADLFVVFGQGISGRDLILFFGGLFLLWKSSQEMFHALEGEDETADEPGGKGGNFLYTIIQIAIIDIVFSLDSVITAVGMVSHVPVMVAAIIVAVLVMMMASGMISAFIDKHPSLKMLALSFLLVVGTVLIAEAFGVHVPKGYVYFAMAFSLAVEAINIKMRTAIAKKKKQQEPVKLRKDIPGQ, encoded by the coding sequence ATGGAATGGCTGACCAACCCTGAAATCTGGGTTGCCTTCTTCACGCTGACCGCCCTGGAAATCGTTCTGGGCATCGACAACATCATCATGATCTCGATCCTCGTCAGCCGCATGCCCAAGCACATGCAGGCGCGCACCCGGATCTTCGGCCTGGCGCTGGCCATGGTCACGCGAATCCTGTTGTTGCTGTCGATCACCTGGGTCATGCGCCTGACCGCCGACTTGTTCGTGGTCTTCGGTCAGGGTATTTCCGGGCGAGACCTGATCCTGTTCTTCGGTGGCCTGTTCCTGCTGTGGAAAAGCTCCCAGGAGATGTTTCACGCACTGGAAGGTGAAGACGAAACCGCCGACGAGCCAGGTGGCAAGGGCGGAAACTTCCTCTACACCATCATCCAGATCGCGATCATCGACATCGTGTTCTCTCTGGACTCGGTGATCACCGCGGTCGGCATGGTGTCCCATGTTCCGGTCATGGTTGCCGCGATCATCGTTGCGGTGCTGGTGATGATGATGGCCTCGGGCATGATCAGCGCGTTCATCGACAAGCATCCGTCACTGAAAATGCTCGCGCTGTCGTTCCTGCTGGTGGTGGGTACCGTGCTGATCGCCGAAGCCTTCGGTGTGCATGTACCCAAAGGCTACGTCTACTTCGCCATGGCGTTCTCGCTGGCCGTGGAGGCGATCAACATCAAGATGCGCACCGCGATCGCGAAAAAGAAGAAACAGCAGGAGCCGGTGAAACTGCGCAAGGACATCCCGGGTCAATAA
- a CDS encoding DUF2388 domain-containing protein, translating into MSRLRLLSVAALLAVAANSHASSFIITTDTVVGALKDSSDATTNLSSSLRDKKIVRAARDDAASFVASEGAIRGVRLESALDYIHTQAPQLKATDAQLAQAILAI; encoded by the coding sequence ATGTCCCGTCTTCGTCTGCTCAGCGTTGCAGCACTGCTGGCTGTGGCTGCCAATTCGCACGCCTCCAGCTTCATTATCACCACAGACACTGTCGTCGGCGCACTCAAGGACAGCTCCGACGCCACAACAAACCTCTCCTCTTCGCTGCGGGACAAGAAGATCGTTCGCGCTGCCCGTGATGACGCTGCCAGCTTCGTAGCCAGCGAAGGCGCCATCCGTGGCGTGCGCCTGGAAAGTGCTCTCGACTACATCCACACACAGGCTCCACAGTTGAAAGCCACTGACGCACAGCTGGCTCAAGCCATTCTGGCGATCTGA